The genomic segment CCTCCACGCTCCAGCTGGGGTCAGTtcctacatatgcacacactgcaAACAAAGAGGACATACTcctacagtatttccagctgtgtcccCATATTTCAATTTAGAGGGGAAAACTGGTTAATTTCAGGatgtattttctttgtttttccataTCACTATGGTAGGGGAAACTGTTGAggctgtcaaaaaacaacaacaaaacctccccTGCTGAACGGGTCAAACAACATTCCCGATGGTTGCAGAACCTGCAGCGGCAGGTGCATGACCGACTGTCGGAGCTGGAGTCCATCAACAAGCAGTACCGGCAGCTGGCCAAGGAGGGCCGCACCGACACCAAGGGCGTGCTGCGCAGCAGGATGCAGGAGGCCAACGACCGCTGGGACGCGCTGCAGCAGCGGGTGACGGAGCTGATGCAGGGCTTGCGGCAGTCGGCCGGCATCCGGGAGGACTTTGTCACCACCCGCCTCAGCCTGATGCAGTGGCTGACCGAGGTGGACATGCAGCTGACCAACATAGAGCACCTGTCTCAGCTGGACGTGGCCGCCAAGATCAAGGAGATCCAGGTAAAAAACTGGTTGGGGTTGTTTCTCTGAACGGATGCTGTCGCTTTGGGCATGGTGAGAAGGTTGACAGCTGTTCCCATTCTGTGTGCAGGTTTTTCGCACACATGGTGATGGTAAAGTACagtaacattttgttttctagATATTttgttatttacacacacacacacaggcatgcatacacacacacacacgcacgcacgcacgcacgtgtattCAGTAATCCTGTCCACAGCGGCTGCAAGAGGAGATGGATGAACAGTGTCACTGCATGgactgcctgcaacacacacactcttttctctctgttcctcacagtctctctctgtctctctgtctctctctctctctcagtgttcagtaATCATGTCCACAGAGGCTGGAAGAAGAGATAAACGAGTGGCATCACTGCATGGACtacctgcagcacacacacacatacatacgcacgcatgcatgcacacacacaatcacacacgcatgcacacacacactcacacacacacacactctctctctcactctgtctgtctgtctgtctctctctctctctctctctctctctatatatatatatatatatgtatatataaaatattCTGTAATCCTGTCCACAGCGGTTGGAGGAGGAGATAGACGAGCGGCGTCACCGCATGGACTACCTGCAGCAGGCGGCAGTGCTGCTGATCCAGCAGGGCACAGAGGGGGAGGCACTGCGAGTACAGCAGGAGCTGGACCAGTTCAAGCAGTTCTCCAGGCAGGTGCTGCAGCGCGTCGACACCTGTCGCTCCGCTCTGCACAGGCTGTCCGCCGCCCAGGTCAGTGCTGCAGGGGTCTCTGAGGCTGcctgtgttttcttttattttgtttgtgtcattctctttgttggtggtggtggtggtggttgtttttgtgtgtgtgtgtgtgttttgttgtttgtctgatTGGTTTCCTCTGCCTGGGAGTCTGatgctgtttgtgttttgtttgtgtgtctctctctttggctttagtggttgttttgtgtgtgtgtgtgtgttgtttctcaaACTGGTTTGCAGAGGTCACTGCCAGAGGAGTCTGatgctgtctgtgtttgtgtctttctctttgttgtttctttgtttgtttgttggtgtgtgtgtgtgtgtgttttgttgtttttcaaattggTTTCCACTTCCAGATGAGTCTGatgctgtctgtgtttgtgtctttctctttgttgtttctttgtttgtttgttggtgtgtgtgtgtgtgtgttttgttgtttttcaaattggTTTCCACTTCCAGATTAATCTGatgctgtttgtgttttttattgtgggtgtctttctgtgttttttgttgttgttttttttgttattgtttgtttttttgttgttcttgttggtgtgtgCGTTGTTTGTCAGACTGGTTTGCAGAGGTCACTGTCAGGGAAGTTtggtgctgtttgttgtgtgtgattgttttgtctttctgcatgggttgtgtgtatgtgtgttgttgttgttgctgctgctgcttctgttactgttgctgctgctgttgttgttgtttgtcacattggtttctttttgttggatgttcttggttgggtttgttttgttttgaggttACAAGCTTCTTACCATGGCAGAAAAGGACTTTAGTGTGGCTTtggtgtctttgttttgtgtgtttagtGGGGGTCTTTCTGttagtttggttttcttttgtgttgttgttgtttgttacgtAGGTTTCTTTTGCTGTAACTTcttgtgtgggggtttttgttgttgcttttttcttttgtgttgttgtttgttacgtAGGTTTCTTTTGCTGTAACTTcttgtgtgggggtttttgttgttgcttttttcttttgtgttgttgtttgttatgtaGGTTTCTTTTGCTGTAACTTcttgtgtgggggtttttgttgttgcttttttcttttgtgttgttgtttgttacgtAGGTTTCTTTTGCTGTAACTTcttgtgtgggggtttttgttgttgctttttttcttttgtgttgttgtttgttacgtAGGTTTCTTTTGCTGtaacttcttgtgtgtgtgtgtgtgtgtggggggggggtgttcacagCAAatttggtgtagcatatatatggactggtccacacgctttgactccttcaaactgaaacttacactttttgttgtttttcatggagtggttctccttttgttttctatttgttccctttcttcttttcttctcctcctcctacaaaTTCTcctactttacttttttttcttttttttacattttgaattttttttctccattgtattgtgttttctttgttggttatATATCCATATTAAATCCATCAGGTATTTGTAAGCTTCTAAGTGTGGTAAAAGTGGACTTTGGTATCTTTTTCATGCATGTTTTGGGGTTtgtgacattgttgttgtttgttgttgtttttttttgtaacttcttgttttgtttcttttagtgtttctctttttgttttccatCTGTTCTTCCTTTTCAccccttcttttcatttttctttgcttttgctctgtttttttctgtccattaTTTTTCTCCATAGCatagttttctttgttggtgaAATTGTTCATCCAGTCTGGGGCTTACAGGCTTGTTATTATGGCACAAATTAACTTTAGTATGgctttggtgtcttttttttctacttctgctTAGTGTTGCTTTGTTAGTCTTGTGTCTCCTCTCTGTTTGCACAGGTTGAAGAAACTGGCAAGGTGGAAGAAAAGGTGAGTAGTGTTCCGCTTTTTAGCTGTTTGGttcttctctgtgtcactctggcCTTAGTCAGTTTTGCACGAACAGATTCTTGGTTTCTTTCCACTTTTTTTATGGTGCAGAATGTGGGAGATTATGACTTGCTGTTCTTTGCAGTCTTTGACTGACATACTTGAAACACAGTTTATCCAGCTTAAGACTTTCTTTCAGTATTGACATCTTGTGAAGTGCTGTATGCTAGAAATAAAAACCAGTGTTGACATCCCATGACTTCTTGATGATAGACTGATAAAAGCCAAAATTGATATCACACTTTGCTAGTACTGGTGAAAACCAGTATTGACATCCCGTAACAGCTGCATGCTGGATCGGTTCAGCCAAAACTGTATCCATGACTGACTGATAAAAGCCAATATTGACATCACACCTTTTCCCTAGATTGATAAAATCCAGTATTGACATCCCACCTGAATGTCAGACTGATGAAAGCCAGTACTGACATCCCACAATATGCCAGACTGGTGAAAGCCAATGCTGACATCCTGTAAGCCAGACTATGAAAGCCAGTACTGACACCCCACAACAAGTGTATGCTATACTGATAAAAGCCAACATTAACTTCCCACCCGTtcgcaagaaagaaagatagaaactgGTATACAGTGCACTGgtaaaagattttctttttttttaatccagcgcCAACATCCCCCATGTGTGTTTTGACAGGAGCGCTATGCCCAGTTGGAGTGCGGCACAGACCTGCTGACAGCACAGAGACCCTCCAGTGCTGACTGGGACACCAGAGAGCTGGAAGCCTACCTGGAAAGCTCCCCCCCGGAGAGCCCCCCCTACAAGCGACGAGCCAGGGCCGAAGGGGACCTGGTCCCCAAGGCATCCGTGTCACCTATACGGCGACCCGTCTCCCCTGCCAGGTCACCTTCACCTTTGCTGAGGTCAGGGTCACCGGTGAGGTCATTGTCCCCGACAAGGAGGTCACCGTCACCCACACGGTCTCTGTCTCCAACGAGGAGGTCTCTGTCACCGACGAGGcggtctgtgtctccatctcgaCGCTCCACCTCTCCGTCTCGCTGGAGCAGAGACGGCACTGATGGTGGTGAGTTGACACTGTGACCAGTCTGATGGGTTTCAGTGCACCTGGTGgtttaagggtggacattttatctgatttcccaggtcaacatatgcagacctgctagtgtctgaaccccctctgtgtgtgtgtacgcaagcagaagatcaaatacgtatgtgaaagatcctgtgatccttgTCTGCttttggtgggtaatggaaacaggaatatatccagcatgcacgcctgggaaaacagagtatggatgcctacagaATGTGGAAGAATGTACAGGGCTAAGCTTCAAGTACTGTACTATCATAGAAatacatgaagaaaaaaatacacaaataatCACAAAGCAAATGCATTGAGTTGGACACTCATCAGGACACTGTCGAGGAAAAGAAGAATGCTGAAACAGAAAAATACTCTATATAGTGATAATTTGTCTATTCTAATAGTAGATGCAATTGCAGCCCTCTTCTTCCTTTATTAGTTAAGTTAGAttggtgtggggttttgttgttgttgttgttgaaaaagctGCAGAATGCTGATGTTTGGTTATAGACAATAATTACGATGACTGGGTAGCCTTATGATGACATGCactttatttaattatttgtttgtttattacagTGTTCTTTGATGCTATTGATCaacctttttgtgtgttttggttgggttttttttttgggggggggtatgggggggggggtatttagtTTTTGTGTATgcatcttttttctgttttgttttgtgtgtgtattgattttatttttcacttttttatGTAGTTAAAAATGAATAAGAATGTTACAGTAAAAAAACAATCTGTATGTTTGCAAGACCTACTACGTGGGTGTGTGCAGAGGTGGACAGCGAGTGGCGGGCACGGGGACGCAGTGCCAAGATCGATGTGCTGGTGGAGCAGCTGGCGGATGCTGTGCAGGCGGCCTCTGCCCATCTGGACATTGTGGAGCGACAGATGGACTCTCGCATCTCTGCTGATAGCCCGCCCAGTCACAGAGAGGTGAGGGCTGGGAAGGTGCAGGTCGTACAGTGGATGGACAGCCTGTCCTACATCTGTGTAATACACAAAGGACTGGCATTTcttgtgtggtgttatgtttgACTTGACACGCAGTCGTTCACACTTGAGGTCTGACGGCACTGAGTAaatgatctttctttttcttgtgatgatggtgatgataatgtgtgttcAGGTTCAGAGTCTGATGGAACATtattagtgatgatggtgatggcatgtGTGTTCAGAGTCTGATGGAatacgaccatgatgatgatagtgatggtggtgttgttgtgtgtgttcaggttcagAGTTTGAGGGAATATTActgtgatggggatgatgatggtgatgatgaggatggtgatggtgtgtgtgatcaggTTCAGAGTCTGATGGAGCATtactatgatggtgatgatggtggtgatgatgatgatgatagtgatgatgagtggtgatgatgatgaggatggtgatggtgtgtgtgatcaggTTCAGAGTCTGATGGAGCGTTactgtgatgatgaggatggtggtgatgatagtggtgatgatgatgacgatggtgtgtgttcaggttcaGAGTCTGATGGAGCGTTactgtgatgatgaggatggtggtgatgatagtggtgatgatgatgacgatggtgtgtgttcaggttcaGAGTCTGATGGAGCGTTactgtgatgatgaggatggtggtgatgatagtggtgatgatgatgacgatggtgtgtgtgatcaggTTCAGAGTCTGATGGAGCGTTactgtgatgatgaggatggtggtgatgatagtggtgatgatgatgacgatggtgtgtgATCAGGTTCAGAGTCTGATGGAGCGTTactgtgatgatgaggatggtggtgatgatgatgacgatggtgtgtgttcaggttcaGAGTCTGATGGAGCGTTactgtgatgatgaggatggtggtgatgatagtggtgatgatgatgacgatggtgtgtgATCAGGTTCAGAGTCTGATGGAGCATTactgtgatgatgaggatggtggtgatgatgatgacgatggtgtgtgttcaggttcaGAGTCTGATGGAGCGTTactgtgatgatgaggatggtggtgatgatagtggtgatgatgatgacgatggtgtgtgtgatcaggTTCAGAGTCTGATGGAGCGTTactgtgatgatgaggatggtggtgatgatgatgaggatggtggtgatgatagtggtgatgatgatgacgatggtgtgtgttcaggttcaGTGTCTGATGGAGCGTTactgtgatgatgaggatggtggtggtgatgatagtggtgatgatgatgacgatggtgtgtgttcaggttcaGTGTCTGATGGAGCGTTactgtgatgatgaggatggtggtggtgatgatagtggtgatgatgatgacgatggtgtgtgttcaggttcaGTGTCTGATGGAGCGTTactgtgatgatgaggatggtggtggtgatgatagtggtgatgatgatgacgatggtgtgtgttcaggttcaGTGTCTGATGGAGCGTTactgtgatgatgaggatgatggtggtgatgatagtggtgatgatgatgacgatggtgtgtgttcaggttcaGTGTCTGATGGAGCGTTactgtgatgatgaggatggtggtgatgatgatgacgatggtgtgtgttcaggttcaGTGTCTGATGGAGTGTGAGAACCAGGTGGACACAGTGCAGCGTCTGGACCGTCTGCTGAAGATCGAGGCTGGCAGCACCTTCATCCCCTCTGTGGACCTGCAGGTCAAAGGTACCCATCTGGCCACtcacctctgtctttctctcttgattctgtctgcctctctctttgtccgtctgcccACTCATCaagctttcattcattcattcttctttctttcttccatttgttttttatttctgtgTAGTTGTCGGTctatctatcctctctctctctctctctctctctctcgctctctctctctctctctctctctctctcatttgtaatAGATTTAGATTCgcaagaacagattggaagaataggctatgcctataatcttaatccttgaataaaaacgttttgagttctgagttctctctcattcattctgtcAGCAAGAATCACAAAAAGTTTGATATTTGTTTTCTTGAATTTTCTATTCTTTCATAATAAGCTTGGCATTCAGATGATTTTTCATCTTAAagtggcaaaacaacaacaacaacaacaaaactggaacaCAAATGGCTAGAAAGGAAATGGACAGAATATCCACAACTCTTACCCTGGCAAGTTCGTTGTCGCTGGAGTGCACTGAGGTGACTGTGTCAGTGGTGTCATTATTCTACAGTTACATTATACAAAATATGGAAAATGGAACTGTTGTTGACATTGATGATGTTTCATCAAGAGAAAATATAGCCCTCAATgcaatgataaaaaaatatattaaaaaaaaaaaaaaaaaaagaagaaaagaaagaaagaaaatgcctcCTCACCCCTTtgacttcctttctctgtctctctctctctctcacacgctgtttttcttctgctctctctctctctctctctctctctctctctctctctcccctctccctccctccctctctctctgttactcttatttcttctctgctctctctcacagttgccccccaccactctctttctgtcttctttctgtcacaattttctctgtttttttctgatgcttttcttttctgacaCTTTACTTTCTTGATTTTATACCacaggagtgggtggtgggggggaaaagCATTCTTGATTTTGTGCTTATCTCAGTAACCTAGAgcaaaaaacatttttgttcattcatttgtttgttcaacaccaccccccacccccaacccaccccactcccacccgatGTTTGTGTCAGGCATCAACGAGCGGTGGGAACGGGTGCAGTCGCGGGCAGCAGAGCGGAACCTGCGCATCTCGCAGCAGCAGCGTGACGTGAGTCGGTTCTCGATGGACGTGGACAGTCTGCTGGGGTGGCTGGACGAAGCTGAGGCTCTGCAGGCCTCCCTTGGCATCACGCCCACAGACATCACCCACCTCAACCTCCTCATCAGGCAGCACAAGGTAAAGGTCCCACAGCATGACTCCCACAGACATCACCCACTCAACCTCATCAGAAGTTCCTCTGAATACTGTTTTTCGGTTCCTGATTAAAACAAGTATATTAAACTTTGTTAACATTTAACCTGGACTTAAAAAGATATGGTTGAATAGgtcttttgtttttaataacaTTTTATTCATTGACCTTTAAGGTTGTTTGGGTTTCTTTCTGACtaattttaactcattctaccccacagctacatgcctgctacaacttccCTGGACCAGGGCTacgtgagaccactgcagtaaaaagtagtggaaaattattgatttaattgGTTCAGCGAAGCTTTGTTTTGATGCTTCCAGAATccataaacggttcagtttagaagaCCAACTGTACAAAGCAAGAATAAACGTAATTAGAATAATGTATTGGCATGAGAATACTCATACCAGGTCCACAGGCGAAGTAATCATGGCACAAGTTAACTCATGCCTGGATCAGAATGATTTAAGAACTCATAGATATACAGCCCCGAGATGGCCCCATGTGCAATGGGCTGGGTTGGGCTGTAATCAACATGGTTCGATTCCTGGAAGACTGGTCACTAACTGCTGTCATGCGTGTCCCTTTTCTCCAGGACTTCATGGTCCAGCTGGAGGGGAAGAGAGCGCGGTTCCTGTCCATCCAGCTGCTCAGCAAGAACTATGTCAGCCTCACCACGCCGGAAGGCAGACAGCTGCAGCTGCGGGTTCAAGAACTGGAGCGCCGATGGGAGGCAGTGGCGGCCCGGGCGGCCGACATACAGCAAAGCCTGCAGAGGGCGCTGCTGCAGTGCCAGGAGTTCCAGCACACGGTGCAGGACTACCTGCTGTGGCTGGAGGACCTGGAGGGTCGGATCCGGCGCTGTGAGCCAGTCAGGCTGAGCGCCGAGGTGTCCCTGCTGAAGGACAAGTACAACATCCTGCAGGTCAggggcgtggagggtgggggtggggggggggggttatgtcgTGTGTGGGCGACTGTATTTCTGAGagctttcttttgttctgttgcttgtttgttgttgtttggaggggGTCTCTCCTCTGTGCCGGGAGCTGTTTACAGTGCTGCTTTGTTTCTGAGGGATGTctggtgttctgttgtttgtttgtttgtttattgttgatttggttttttgttgttgttttaagaggGATACATGATTTATCAGtcgctatttgtgtgtgtgtgttggtacatgTGAGAAAGAGAAATTGCCTGTACGTCTGTGTACAGTGGTGCTTTATTTC from the Babylonia areolata isolate BAREFJ2019XMU chromosome 21, ASM4173473v1, whole genome shotgun sequence genome contains:
- the LOC143296609 gene encoding nesprin-1-like yields the protein MRHVLRTIQSEFKLQEESFRKLHELGSTLLQRADPSAAQEIKVVTAQVQHAWLEVYNKLEEQRVRLEALQGDWRQCEEDIEEILAWLKNIRLKLNADIPNTYDDLQADLTRCKDIAASFDNSEDKRQRLQALEKKLSRAIQAEDMNVLHQRIRLLNKQWEELRSQAGLRDHRLHDCTFRWSSLGQQLRELMEWIEDMEVRIVSSREVHIEDLLHKLETEYADAMAMKGREVEEVMERGRQLMKNSSEIRASDIEQRLQRLHDKWCHLQAVADFRTRKLKETVLAVKQLESSMRNLSHWLATVEQELAAPVVYHDCDMQEISAKLQHTQDVQRDIEQHSAGVSSVLNLCEVLLHDADACPTQTEFDALQHAMTNLDRRWKNIFDLCPERRARIKETWELWETFGTDCRRFSEWLGTMEVDIGDTEASMPPSGTKEDIRNYENLQRQVHDRLSELESINKQYRQLAKEGRTDTKGVLRSRMQEANDRWDALQQRVTELMQGLRQSAGIREDFVTTRLSLMQWLTEVDMQLTNIEHLSQLDVAAKIKEIQRLEEEIDERRHRMDYLQQAAVLLIQQGTEGEALRVQQELDQFKQFSRQVLQRVDTCRSALHRLSAAQVEETGKVEEKERYAQLECGTDLLTAQRPSSADWDTRELEAYLESSPPESPPYKRRARAEGDLVPKASVSPIRRPVSPARSPSPLLRSGSPVRSLSPTRRSPSPTRSLSPTRRSLSPTRRSVSPSRRSTSPSRWSRDGTDGEVDSEWRARGRSAKIDVLVEQLADAVQAASAHLDIVERQMDSRISADSPPSHREVRAGKVQVVQWMDSLSYICVQCLMECENQVDTVQRLDRLLKIEAGSTFIPSVDLQVKGINERWERVQSRAAERNLRISQQQRDVSRFSMDVDSLLGWLDEAEALQASLGITPTDITHLNLLIRQHKDFMVQLEGKRARFLSIQLLSKNYVSLTTPEGRQLQLRVQELERRWEAVAARAADIQQSLQRALLQCQEFQHTVQDYLLWLEDLEGRIRRCEPVRLSAEVSLLKDKYNILQDLRSELEGNQSAVLSLRETADQLLVSGDLPEMSSARDKTHIISNRLNSLLHLTNAYLQSLESKLRVKGARQLYFYIVRGVRQLYFYIVQGARQLYFYIVQGVRQLYFYIQGARQL